A single window of Desulfovibrio sp. JC010 DNA harbors:
- a CDS encoding 4Fe-4S dicluster domain-containing protein, whose translation MSDSKNFNKIIHLSFPPNTSGRPVVCNLGKLYNLSFNILKADINPRLEGSMTLEITGLEKDYHEGINYLKENGVRLIPVAQKIARDEESCMHCGMCLAMCPTGALSLEKETRLVIFDLEQCTACGLCTKVCPVRAMEVDPQD comes from the coding sequence ATGAGCGATAGCAAAAATTTCAACAAAATCATCCACCTGTCTTTTCCGCCCAACACTTCCGGCCGTCCGGTAGTATGCAATCTGGGCAAGCTCTACAATCTCAGCTTCAACATCCTGAAAGCTGACATCAACCCCAGACTCGAAGGCAGCATGACCCTTGAGATCACCGGGCTTGAAAAAGATTACCACGAAGGCATCAACTACCTTAAGGAAAACGGTGTACGCCTTATTCCCGTGGCCCAGAAAATCGCAAGGGACGAAGAGTCCTGCATGCACTGCGGCATGTGTCTCGCCATGTGCCCCACCGGTGCCCTTTCCCTGGAAAAAGAAACCCGTCTGGTGATTTTCGATCTGGAACAGTGTACCGCCTGCGGCCTGTGTACCAAGGTCTGTCCGGTGCGGGCAATGGAAGTTGACCCGCAGGACTAA
- a CDS encoding protein phosphatase CheZ has protein sequence MINDDQIVREMMEKVSEDLSKSLKESIADAVQKEISKSMSKTLLEGEFYRRINIDLQNGLRDIYQEVAKAKKGPAGSPEAVVCVDSDPDQLFNEASDQLDAIMRTTEKATQDIMDILEKTQETQFALANIIKAFESGGVKKEQRQELANINNTLGEDIMTIMTTLSFQDLTGQRIKIIIETIKSVEKIVLDLYMSTGLKIKAREEAPEKSLEQLDQETENKMSELKGPTEKADQGDVDDLLASLGL, from the coding sequence GTGATTAATGATGATCAAATAGTGCGGGAGATGATGGAAAAGGTCTCTGAAGACCTGAGTAAAAGCCTGAAGGAAAGCATTGCAGATGCCGTGCAAAAAGAAATTTCCAAATCCATGTCCAAAACCCTTCTTGAAGGTGAATTCTACCGCCGAATCAACATTGACCTGCAAAACGGTCTCCGCGACATTTATCAGGAAGTAGCCAAAGCCAAAAAAGGCCCGGCCGGATCTCCCGAAGCGGTAGTATGTGTTGATTCCGACCCGGACCAGCTTTTCAATGAAGCTTCCGACCAGCTCGATGCCATTATGCGCACCACGGAAAAAGCCACGCAGGACATCATGGATATTCTGGAAAAAACACAGGAAACCCAGTTCGCCCTTGCAAACATCATCAAGGCTTTTGAATCCGGCGGCGTAAAGAAAGAACAGCGGCAGGAACTGGCCAATATCAACAACACCCTCGGCGAGGATATCATGACCATCATGACCACCCTCTCCTTTCAGGACCTGACCGGGCAGCGCATCAAAATCATCATCGAGACCATCAAGAGCGTTGAAAAGATCGTACTCGATCTCTACATGTCCACCGGGCTGAAAATCAAAGCCCGCGAAGAAGCCCCTGAAAAATCCCTTGAGCAGCTCGATCAGGAAACTGAAAACAAAATGAGTGAGCTTAAAGGTCCCACCGAGA
- a CDS encoding PLD nuclease N-terminal domain-containing protein produces the protein MFFGSIPNLPMETWIIILGSVGLFAALTLFAIWDAFNREFPSNMEKVGWIQLAIFIPFLGCLAYFLLGRKRGKKYNAE, from the coding sequence ATGTTCTTCGGATCAATTCCCAATCTTCCCATGGAAACCTGGATCATTATCCTCGGCAGTGTCGGTCTTTTTGCAGCCTTGACACTTTTCGCCATATGGGATGCATTCAACAGGGAATTCCCGTCCAACATGGAAAAGGTCGGCTGGATTCAGCTCGCGATTTTTATTCCATTTTTAGGCTGTCTGGCTTACTTTCTCCTCGGTAGAAAAAGGGGGAAAAAATATAATGCAGAATAA
- the lgt gene encoding prolipoprotein diacylglyceryl transferase — protein sequence MNPILFSIGSVNIYAYSVFLTAGCLLGMGWAMRAARLWELDYKLAPLTGIIAVVCGVIGARALYVGLYPKEFTDNLLSVFYIWQGGLVFSGAVIFGSLAGLLYLRSKKQPLLDWLDCFAPGIALGISVGRLGCFFAGCCYGKPTDLPWAVTFKNTASLAPLFQPLHPTQLYHSLSGLIIFLILLAVGNKLQTEGRITGLFLVLFSVSRFIIEFFRADYRGELGPLSMTQFITLVFFSIGIYLLSIYKKRST from the coding sequence ATGAATCCGATTCTGTTCAGCATAGGCTCTGTAAACATTTATGCCTACAGCGTATTCCTGACCGCAGGTTGTCTGCTGGGCATGGGCTGGGCCATGCGTGCGGCCCGGCTGTGGGAACTTGATTACAAGCTTGCCCCGCTGACCGGAATTATTGCCGTTGTCTGCGGCGTTATCGGCGCACGGGCACTCTATGTGGGGCTGTACCCGAAGGAATTTACGGATAATCTGCTCTCCGTTTTTTATATCTGGCAGGGCGGGCTGGTCTTTTCCGGAGCGGTGATCTTCGGCTCACTGGCCGGGCTGCTCTACCTGCGTTCAAAAAAGCAGCCGCTTCTGGACTGGCTGGACTGCTTTGCGCCGGGGATTGCGCTGGGAATATCTGTCGGGCGGCTGGGTTGTTTTTTCGCGGGCTGCTGCTACGGCAAACCGACCGATCTGCCATGGGCGGTAACTTTTAAAAACACTGCATCGCTGGCTCCGCTCTTTCAGCCTCTACACCCGACCCAGCTTTACCATTCACTGTCCGGGCTGATAATTTTCCTTATTTTACTGGCTGTTGGCAACAAACTTCAGACTGAAGGACGCATTACCGGGCTATTCCTTGTATTGTTTTCTGTGTCCAGATTTATTATTGAATTTTTCAGGGCGGATTACCGGGGCGAGCTCGGTCCTTTGTCCATGACTCAGTTCATAACACTTGTCTTTTTCTCAATTGGTATATACCTGTTATCAATATACAAAAAAAGGAGCACCTAA
- the ybgF gene encoding tol-pal system protein YbgF codes for MKKSLIAALIAFPLATGFSGCVTTSDMDKLRMELRQTRSQLNKKIDNVEQQTAADNVTLRDEIKQSSSPVQTRQANMYAEVNALKMQVAKLQGTVNTMSESVNRLDAGDTNSTVSLEDLSKKVEDMRLALESQLAIDLGLIKAQAPKDKATQEAVEETAAAVGGIAAVVAPEPKKAEPVDPAQALYDKGLALFKDRKYKDAIRDMAEFTKTFPKHKLVPNAIFWEGECYYQLKDYANAALKYQGVIAKHPKSNKYKSALLKQGLCLIKLGKTKSGRYILEDLIKKAPDSAEAKRAKSIVKNLK; via the coding sequence ATGAAAAAATCACTCATCGCCGCACTGATCGCTTTTCCTCTGGCTACAGGCTTCAGCGGATGCGTAACCACATCCGATATGGATAAGCTGCGCATGGAACTGCGCCAGACCCGCAGCCAGCTCAATAAGAAGATCGACAATGTCGAACAGCAGACCGCAGCCGACAACGTCACCCTGCGCGATGAAATCAAGCAATCCAGCTCCCCGGTGCAGACCCGGCAGGCGAATATGTATGCTGAAGTGAACGCCCTCAAAATGCAGGTTGCCAAGCTTCAGGGTACCGTCAACACCATGTCCGAGTCCGTGAACAGGCTTGATGCCGGGGACACCAACAGCACTGTATCCCTTGAAGATCTTTCCAAGAAAGTCGAGGATATGCGTCTGGCCCTCGAAAGCCAGCTGGCCATTGATCTTGGGCTCATCAAAGCACAGGCCCCCAAAGATAAAGCAACTCAGGAAGCGGTGGAAGAAACCGCAGCCGCAGTAGGCGGAATCGCTGCTGTTGTGGCTCCTGAGCCGAAGAAGGCTGAGCCTGTTGATCCGGCACAGGCTCTGTACGACAAGGGGCTGGCCCTGTTCAAGGATCGCAAATATAAAGACGCTATCCGCGATATGGCTGAGTTCACCAAAACTTTCCCCAAACACAAGCTTGTTCCCAATGCTATTTTCTGGGAAGGTGAATGCTACTACCAGCTGAAAGATTACGCCAATGCCGCCCTCAAATATCAGGGAGTCATTGCCAAGCATCCCAAGAGCAACAAGTATAAATCCGCACTGCTCAAACAGGGACTCTGCCTTATCAAGCTGGGCAAGACCAAATCAGGACGCTACATCCTTGAAGACCTTATCAAGAAGGCACCTGATTCCGCCGAAGCCAAACGCGCAAAAAGCATCGTCAAAAACTTAAAATAA